The DNA window TGTACGAGCACGGCGCGGTCCCGAGCTATCTGGTCATGGACTCGCGTTACTTCCGCCGCTACCTGTTCGGCTTCCGGCCCAGGTTGCCGAAAGAGTGGCTGCGCAACGGCTATATGAAGTCCGGTCAGACGCTAGAGGATCTCGCTCGTGCCTGCGGTATCGATACGGCCGGATTGACCGCGACGGTGCAGCGGTTCAATGGTTTCGCCCGTACCGGTGTCGACGAGGACTTCCACCGGGGCGAGGGCGCGCACGAGCGCTATCAGGGCGACAGCACGCACCAGCCCAACCCGTCGCTCGGCCCCCTGGACTCACCGCCCTACTACGCCGTCGAAATCTTTCCCGGCGACGTGGGAACCAGCGGCGGGTTGCTGTGCGACGAGTATGCACGCGTGCTCAACACCGCCGGCGAACCGATACCGGGTTTGTATGCGGCCGGCAATTGCACGGCCTCGGTCATGGGCCGCAAGTATCCGGGCGCCGGCGCGAGCATCGGTGCGAGCTTCGTGTTCTCCTACATCGCCATGAAACATGCTGCGGCGCAGACTATTCAGCGTTCTGCTGTAGCCAAGGGCGGCATGACGTGACGGCGGATGTCGCCGTCATTGCGCACGAGGAAATTCGGGAGCTACTGACCCGGTACTGCCGTGGTGTCGACCGCATGGACGCCGAACTGATCGCCTCGGCTTACCACCCGGACGCGATCGACGAACATGGCCTCACCCAGTTCACCGGCGAGACGGTGGGCGTCGGCATCGTTGCCCTCATGGAGTCCGCGCGGTTCAGCATGCATCACATCACGAATCAGGCGATACAGGTGCACGACGACGATCACGCCGGCTGCGAGACGTACTACGTGGTGTGGCAGACAATGTCCGATGAGGCTGGTGAGCAGCTGCTGCATGTGCTCGGCCGCTACGTCGATCGCCTGGAGCGCCGCGGCGGTCAGTGGCGCATCGCCCATCGCCTGGTGATCGTGGAGATGGTGCGCCGGCTTCCACTGGACGGCACCGAGTTTCTCGGCGCTCGACATGCCTGCCGCGACCGGACGGACCCGTCCTATGCCGTACTGACCCATCCCTGACCGAAGTTCGCGAGGCGACCTGAAGTCACCACCGATCGTGGTGAAGGACGTCCTCGACCGGTCGGCGGGTCAGCGGTCCGAATGGGCGCGCCGGCCAACCGAGGGGAATGGTGACGGCGATGTATCGATCGTCGGGGACGGCCAGGATCTTCCGGACGTCGGCCTCCGCGAAACGATGAAACGTCGTGAAAGCCGCGCCCAGCCCGAGCGCACGAGCGGCGACCACCATGTTCTGTGCCGCAGCGTATACCGCGGAGTACATGAAGGTCGGATCGGGCGCTTGCTCCGGATAGTTGTTCTGCCCGCACACGAAGATGAGCACCGGCACCTCGCCCAAGGTGGCGAGCAGATTCATGGCACCGGCGACCGTCCGACGCGCCGTGGGCTCCGCCACCGATTGCGCAACTGCCGCGGACCCCAGCGGTGCGAACAGGGCGCCCAACCTGGCACGCACATCAGAAGCCTGCACCACCACGAAATCCCACGGCTGACAATTGTTCGCGCTCGACGCTCGCGTGCCTGCCCAAATCACCTTCTCGACAAGCGAATCGGGAACCGGCTCCGGCCGGAAGTAGCGCATGGCCCGGGCCGTCCCCATGGCTTCGAGCGTCTCGATAGGACCGGCGCCGGTCAGGTTGTCGTCGTGCGAGGTCACCGCGAGGTTTTCCGATCGCCTGATCGCGGAACGTGCAACGATCGATCGCCGGTGAGGCGGACGGCGCCTTTTCGGACGGCAGCCATCCGCGGTGACTGATTCGCAATGGTTTCCATCGGACCTGTGAGCTCCTCTAGATTTGACGCCTGGTGAGGTTGAGCCGCGCTCGCAAGTCTCGGATGCGCAATCGGCGCGACGCAATGGGGATCAACGCCACAACACGGGTCGCGAGCGCCTTGCCGGCCGCGGTCGACTACTTCGGGATAGGCGACAGCACGAGCCGTCATCGCATGGACGCCGCGGATACCCGTTGACATGTTCCCCGTTAGTTGGATCTAATACAAGTGTAATGTTCACGGAATTCCAAGAGCAGTGCAACTGTATCGGCACTGACCAAACGAGGAGGTAGCCACCGGTGTCGACATTTCGGTTGGCCGATGTCCCGATGGCCCGCGATCGGACATCAGCATTTCGATACGTCAGCTCCGCTGGTGATGTGGTCCATTCCGCCGATGACGGAACCTGGTTGCTGACCAGTGGCGAGGCTGTGCGTTTCGCCCAACGCAACCCAGAAATTTTTTCCTCGGTCGGGGCCACCGCGGGCGGCTCGACGATTCCGATGCCACTGGTGCCGGTCGCAAGCGACCGGCCGGCACACACCAAGTATCGGAAGATACTGGACCCGTTGTTCTCGCCTCGCGTCATCAACGCCATGGAGGACGATCTGCGTCGTCAGGTCAGGGATCTCATCGCCACCTTTGCTGACAAGGGTGAGTGCGACGTCGTCGCCGACCTCGCACGCCTGTACCCCGCTCAGGTCTTCCTCACGTTCTTCGGCTTGCCTCTTTCCGATCGTGACCAGCTCATCGGTTGGGTCGAGACCATCCTCGACAACACAACCGGAGTCGGTACCGCCGAGGCCGGCCCGGTAGTCGCTGAGGCCGCTACCGCGTTGCTGACCTACATCCATAGCTACATCGAAAAGAAGCGGCAAAAACCCAGCGATGATGTGCTCGGCCGGATCCTGGCACTGAGCGGCGACGAGGCGTGGACGGTTGAAGAACTGCTCGGCTTTGTCTTCGTCTTCACGCTGGCCGGGCTGGACACTGTCGCCGCTGCGATCGGATTCACCATGCGTCACCTCGCATTGAACCCTGATCTGCGGCGGTCGCTGATCGCCGATCCGACCTTGGTGCCGGCAGTCGTCGAGGAGATGCTTCGCTTGGAGCCACCCGCTCCCGGCGTCACCCGCATCACCACCCAGGACGTCGAGGTGTGCGGCGTTCAGATCCCCAAGGGCGAATCGGTCGTGATCTATCTAGGCACCGCCAACCGCGACCCGGACCGATACGAGGATCCCGACACCTTCGACCTGGCGCACTCGGACTTGGGACACGTGACGTTCGGGGGTGGGATCCACCGCTGCCTGGGTTCCCATCTGGCCCGTCGCGAACTTCGCCTTGTCGTCGAGGAATTCCACAAGCTGATCCCCGACTACGAGATAGCTCCGGGATTCGAACCAGAAGTGAAGTGGCCCGCGGGCACCATCCGGCTCACCTCGCTTCCGCTGAGGTTCCCGGTCACGAATGGCAGGTCGTAATGCGGCTCCACATCGACTCCGACCGCTGCAGCGGAAACGGCCGTTGCTATGCGCTCTACCCCGAGATGTTCACCGACGACGAGAACGGCTACGGGCAAACGGTCAACGACGGCGCGATCGACGCAGACCAATTAGACGAGGCACAACGAGCGACATTGTGCTGCCCCGAACAAGCCATCACCATTGAAGACAACTAGGGCCGCTGGCACCGAGTAAGGAACGCCCGATGAACGCGGCATGTGCACTGGTGAACGACCCAATAGTCATCCTCGCGAACCAGGCTGGCTACGATTGGAGGATCAACGATGTCTAGACCTTCTGCAACCTCGCTCTATCCGCCCGAGGGCCTGGGCGCGCCAAAGGATCGGCGCGGCCACGCAACTGGATGCAGTGTCGGGCTGCCGGAGGGCACGGTGGTGTTTTCTGCCGATAATCACATCACGTTGGCCGAGGACATTTTCTACCAGCGTTTCCCGGACAAGCTCAAAGAGGACGCGCCGCGGATCTGGTACGACGACGGCGCCTACCACATCGGGGTCAAGGGGCAGTCGTTTTTGTGGGACACCTTCAGCGCGGTGGTGATGCAGTACGACGATCTGCCCGGGGCGGCGAGCACCAACATCGAGGCGCGGATCGAGGAGTTGCGTGCCGACGGGGTCGATAAGGAGTTGGCGTTCCCCAACGCGATCCTGGCGCTGTTTGGCTACCCGGACAAGGAGATTCGTGAGCTGGCCTTCCGCGTCTACAACGAATATGTTGCCGAGCTACAAGAGCGCTCCGGTGGGCACTTCTACGGGGTGGGGCTGATCAACTGGTGGGATCCCCAGGGCGCCCGGCGCACCCTTGCCGAGCTGAAGTCGTTGGGGCTCAAGACATTTCTGTTGCCGTTGAATCCCGGCAAGGACGACGACGGCAACCCGATCGACTACGCGAGCACGGCGATGACGGCGGTGTTCGAGGAGATCGAAGCCGCCGGTCTGCCGCTGACCCACCACATCGGTGAGACGCCACCGAAAATCCCGTCGGAGTTCAACCCCATCGTGGTCAGCATGATGACCAACATCGACGGGTTCCGGGAAGTGTTCTCCAAGTACATCTTCGGCGGCATCCTCGATCGCCACCCCGGGCTGCAGATCGGCTGGTTCGAGGGCGGGATCGCGTGGGTGCCCTGGGCGCTGCAAGACGCCGAACATTTGGTGGCGTCGTATCGGCACATGCTCAACCGGCCTCTCGAGCACGACGTGCGCTACTACTGGGACAACCACATGAGCGCATCATTCATGCTCGACCCGGTCGGCCTGCAGCTGATCGAGCGGATCGGCGTCAACAAAGTCTTCTGGTCCTCGGACTACCCCCACAACGAAAGCACCTACGGTTACTCGGAGAAGTCGCTGGCCACAGTCGTCGAAGCTGTTGGACCCCAGGCGGCCGCACGGATCATCAACGACAACATCACCGAATTCCTCGGTCTCTAG is part of the Mycobacterium mantenii genome and encodes:
- a CDS encoding nuclear transport factor 2 family protein, coding for MTADVAVIAHEEIRELLTRYCRGVDRMDAELIASAYHPDAIDEHGLTQFTGETVGVGIVALMESARFSMHHITNQAIQVHDDDHAGCETYYVVWQTMSDEAGEQLLHVLGRYVDRLERRGGQWRIAHRLVIVEMVRRLPLDGTEFLGARHACRDRTDPSYAVLTHP
- a CDS encoding nitroreductase family protein, producing the protein MTSHDDNLTGAGPIETLEAMGTARAMRYFRPEPVPDSLVEKVIWAGTRASSANNCQPWDFVVVQASDVRARLGALFAPLGSAAVAQSVAEPTARRTVAGAMNLLATLGEVPVLIFVCGQNNYPEQAPDPTFMYSAVYAAAQNMVVAARALGLGAAFTTFHRFAEADVRKILAVPDDRYIAVTIPLGWPARPFGPLTRRPVEDVLHHDRW
- a CDS encoding cytochrome P450 codes for the protein MPVASDRPAHTKYRKILDPLFSPRVINAMEDDLRRQVRDLIATFADKGECDVVADLARLYPAQVFLTFFGLPLSDRDQLIGWVETILDNTTGVGTAEAGPVVAEAATALLTYIHSYIEKKRQKPSDDVLGRILALSGDEAWTVEELLGFVFVFTLAGLDTVAAAIGFTMRHLALNPDLRRSLIADPTLVPAVVEEMLRLEPPAPGVTRITTQDVEVCGVQIPKGESVVIYLGTANRDPDRYEDPDTFDLAHSDLGHVTFGGGIHRCLGSHLARRELRLVVEEFHKLIPDYEIAPGFEPEVKWPAGTIRLTSLPLRFPVTNGRS
- a CDS encoding ferredoxin, whose product is MRLHIDSDRCSGNGRCYALYPEMFTDDENGYGQTVNDGAIDADQLDEAQRATLCCPEQAITIEDN
- a CDS encoding amidohydrolase family protein, giving the protein MVFSADNHITLAEDIFYQRFPDKLKEDAPRIWYDDGAYHIGVKGQSFLWDTFSAVVMQYDDLPGAASTNIEARIEELRADGVDKELAFPNAILALFGYPDKEIRELAFRVYNEYVAELQERSGGHFYGVGLINWWDPQGARRTLAELKSLGLKTFLLPLNPGKDDDGNPIDYASTAMTAVFEEIEAAGLPLTHHIGETPPKIPSEFNPIVVSMMTNIDGFREVFSKYIFGGILDRHPGLQIGWFEGGIAWVPWALQDAEHLVASYRHMLNRPLEHDVRYYWDNHMSASFMLDPVGLQLIERIGVNKVFWSSDYPHNESTYGYSEKSLATVVEAVGPQAAARIINDNITEFLGL